A single Pan paniscus chromosome 21, NHGRI_mPanPan1-v2.0_pri, whole genome shotgun sequence DNA region contains:
- the CIMIP1 gene encoding ciliary microtubule inner protein 1 — protein sequence MAQKPLSTAAAERMNLVGQDEIWKYRLKAESEARQNWPQNWGFLTTPFEELIKCEEDLPTPKPKIELPERFRIRPVTPVEKYIKVFPSPPVPQTTQGFIGWRSAVPGLNKCLELDDEIRSCKGAFARELCWPKQGVH from the exons ATGGCGCAGAAACCTCTCAGCACCGCGGCGGCTGAACGCATGAACCTTGTGGGTCAGGATGAGATCTG GAAATACCGTCTGAAGGCTGAATCGGAAGCACGGCAGAACTGGCCCCAGAACTGGGGGTTTTTAACAACCCCTTTTGAGGAG TTAATCAAGTGTGAAGAAGATCTCCCCACCCCAAAACCCAAAATCGAGCTTCCTGAGCGTTTCCGCATCCGGCCGGTGACCCCAGTGGAGAAGTACATCAAG GTCTTTCCATCCCCCCCAGTCCCACAGACCACCCAGGGCTTCATCGGCTGGAGATCTGCAGTGCCAGGCCTGAACAAGTGCCTAGAGCTCGACGATGAGATCAGAAGCTGCAAAGGTGCTTTTGCACGAGAGCTGTGCTGGCCCAAGCAGGGCGTGCACTGA